A segment of the Acidobacteriota bacterium genome:
GGGGCGAAGGTATGACACTTCTTCAAAAGTCAAAAGATAGCCAACATTTCGCGGCCACTGCTAGAACTGTCTATGACGTTACCGGAGCCGGCGATACCGTCATTGCTACGCTCGCGACCGCCATTGCAAGCGGGTTGACGCTTGAAGATGCGTCTCGTCTCGCAAACATTGCCGCCGGCCTCGTTGTCGAAGAAGTTGGTACCAGCTCGATCGGGCTGACGGAACTGACTAATGCAGTGGAGTCATTAGAGTCGCTGGGACAATAGCATTGGATCTAAAGAAACTCTTAATTTTTCGGATCGGCCATTTAGGAGATACGCTTGTGTCACTGCCTGCTCTGTGGGCAGTGCGTAGTGCATTTCCGAATGCTCATATCGGGCTGCTTTCAAATGCCGATGTTAAGAATCCGCACTATGTTTCGGCGGAGAAGGTGCTCCCGCCCGACGGTTTGATCGACGAATGGTTAACATATCCGACAAATCTTGGTAAGGCCGCCGCGCTTTCGAGCTTGGTGAGACTGGCAATCGGTTTGAGACGGTCACAATTTGATTCAGTTGTATATCTAATGCCCCGGATGAGGACGATCGAACAGATCGATCGAGACCTTCGCTTCTTTCGATTTGCCGGAATACGTAGGTCGATAGGCGTGAATTATTTGAGGAAGACGGGGTTGAAACAGCCGATACCGAGACCCACGCCAGTCGTAGAATCTGAGTCGGAGCATTTATTGAGGTGTTTGACTTTTGACGGAATCAAGATCGACGTAAACGCTCTCGCTCCGAATCTAATGCTCAGCGACGCGGAAATTAGTGCCGCCAACAACTGGTTTTTGAACGCCGCAGGCGGCTCGTACGGTGATCGCCGGTTAGTTGCCGTTGCACCGGGAAGCAAATGGGCGTCAAAGGTATGGCCGGAAGACCGATTCGAAGCTGTCATAGGCCGAATGATATCACCGCATGGAATATATCCAATCATCTTCGGAGGGCAAGAAGACAGCGACAAAGCTGACCGCTTGATCGGAAAATGGAAAAGTGGAGTGAACGCAGCGGGCAAATTGACCGTTCGCGAATCTGCAGCGTTGCTTCGTGAATGCGAATTGTATGTCGGCAACGACACAGGGACGATGCACCTTGCGGCCGCAGTCGACACGAAATGCGTGGCAGTTTTTGCATCGATAGACTGGAGAGGCCGGTGGGCCCCATATGGGAGCGGCCATACCGTGTTTCGGCACACGGTCGAATGTGAAGGTTGTTACTCTCCTGACTGTTTCAACGCTTACAAGTGCCTCGACTTGACCGGGGTCGATGATGTTTACGAAGCCTGCGTTCGGGCCTTACAGCCTTTGTAATATGAAAACTGTTCTAGTATTTGGTGGTAACGGAATGCTCGGCCACAAGCTTGTTCAGGAGCTTGGACGACAATTTGACGTTTTCGGTACGATCCGAGGTGGTTTTGAGACTATTGAAAAATACGGCATTTTCGATCAAACAAAGATGATCGAAAACGTGAGTGCCCAAGACATCGCATCGATCGAGGCCGCAGTCCAAACTGCACAGCCGGATGTCGTCATCAATTCCGTCGGTATTATCAAACAAGTTCCATCGGCGAAAGACGTCATCACGACCCTTGAGATCAATTCGATCTTTCCGCATCGTCTCGCCGAGCTATCAGAGAAATACGGCTTTCGACTGTTCACGATCAGCACTGACTGCGTTTTCGACGGCATCAAGGGGTTCTACAACGAAAGCAACGTGCCAAACGCAACGGATCTTTACGGCAAAAGCAAAAATCTTGGTGAGGTCACTGGCCCAAATTGCCTGACCATTCGTTCCTCGATAATCGGCAGGGAACTAGACTCCTCGCATAGCCTGATCGAATGGTTCCTGGCGAACCGAGGCAAATCGGTAAAAGGATTTACAAATGCGATATATTCCGGCTTTCCAACTATCGTCTTTGCCGATATAATTGCTAGTTTGATCAACGATCACCAAGAGCTCAGCGGTTTGTATCACATAGCGGCCGAACCAATTAATAAATTCGATCTGCTCACTTTAGTGAATAAGTACTACGATGCGGGTGTCACGCTCGAAAGGGACGAAGATTTCAGGATCGACCGCAGTCTAGATGGCAGCCGGTTTGCTGCATTAACGGGTTTCGAGCCTCAGTCATGGAAAGAAATGATCCGCTTGATGGCGGCAGACCCGACACCATACGACAGTTTTAGAAATAAATAATGGAACTCGAAGGAAAACGCATTCTAGTCACCGGCGGCACGGGCTCGCTAGGGCAGACGCTCGTCAGGCGCCTGCTTTCTGGGGAAATGGGCAAACCTGCCTCCATCACCGTATTCTCGCGTGACGAGGCGAAACAGCACTACATGCGGCTCGACTTTCTCAACCGCGAGACGGCGACCGACGATGTGATCTATGAAAACTCGCACGATCTGCTCAAATTCCGCATCGGCGACGTTCGCGATTACGCGGCATTGCTTACCGCGATGCGCGAGGCAGACGTGGTCTTTCATGCTGCCGCACTGAAGCAGGTGCCGTCATGCGAGTATTTCCCCTTCGAGGCGGTTCAGACTAATATCGGCGGTGCTCAGAACGTTGCCCGGGCAATTCGCGAGAACGATCTACCGGTAGAAACTGTCATCGGTATCTCGACTGACAAAGCATGCAAACCGATCAACGTCATGGGCATGACCAAGGCCCTGCAGGAACGAATCCTGATCG
Coding sequences within it:
- a CDS encoding glycosyltransferase family 9 protein produces the protein MSLPALWAVRSAFPNAHIGLLSNADVKNPHYVSAEKVLPPDGLIDEWLTYPTNLGKAAALSSLVRLAIGLRRSQFDSVVYLMPRMRTIEQIDRDLRFFRFAGIRRSIGVNYLRKTGLKQPIPRPTPVVESESEHLLRCLTFDGIKIDVNALAPNLMLSDAEISAANNWFLNAAGGSYGDRRLVAVAPGSKWASKVWPEDRFEAVIGRMISPHGIYPIIFGGQEDSDKADRLIGKWKSGVNAAGKLTVRESAALLRECELYVGNDTGTMHLAAAVDTKCVAVFASIDWRGRWAPYGSGHTVFRHTVECEGCYSPDCFNAYKCLDLTGVDDVYEACVRALQPL
- a CDS encoding SDR family oxidoreductase; this encodes MKTVLVFGGNGMLGHKLVQELGRQFDVFGTIRGGFETIEKYGIFDQTKMIENVSAQDIASIEAAVQTAQPDVVINSVGIIKQVPSAKDVITTLEINSIFPHRLAELSEKYGFRLFTISTDCVFDGIKGFYNESNVPNATDLYGKSKNLGEVTGPNCLTIRSSIIGRELDSSHSLIEWFLANRGKSVKGFTNAIYSGFPTIVFADIIASLINDHQELSGLYHIAAEPINKFDLLTLVNKYYDAGVTLERDEDFRIDRSLDGSRFAALTGFEPQSWKEMIRLMAADPTPYDSFRNK